The following nucleotide sequence is from Natronosalvus caseinilyticus.
GGCGGGGTCGAACTGCACGTACATTCGGGTGAGCGCCTCGAGCGCTCCGTCGGCCGGTTCGGGCCCGGTACCGAGGCCGAGGTCGAGTGGCCCGATCTCGATGTCTCGCCCATCCGGATCGGTGTAGGTCGTCGGCGGCGTCGAGAACGGGCCGGCCGGTTCGTCCGGGTACACTCGTCGTTGTCTCTCAGTCTTCGTCATCGTTATCGAACGAGTTTGACGGTCATCGTCGCGTTCAACAGGACGAACTCGGTGATCGGCCCGAGGCGAACTTTCCCCATCGGACTCCTGGTCCCGCCGCCGATCACCAGCTGGTCGACGTCCTCGCGCTCGGCCAGGGCGACCAGCGAGCTCCCGGGATCGCCCTCGAGCGTCCGGATTTCGGCGTCGATCCCGGCCGCCACGAGTCGTTCCTGGGCCAGCTCGTGCATCTCCTCGACCGTTCGGTCCGCCTCCGGCTTGTCGAGGACGGCGACGAGCAGGTCGTCGCCCACCTCGGTGACGCGCTCGATCGTCGTCTCGAGCGTCTTCACCGACTCGTCGCTTCCGTCGAGTCCCAGCAGGACGTGCATGCGTTCGTGTGCGACGCCCCGGTGGAAAACCGTTGCGCCGGTTCCGTCGGTTTCGCCGCAGATCCCGTCAGCGCGAGGGGTGTTCGCGCTCGTCGGAAGCCCATCCGAGCCAGTCCGTCACGAGGTCGAGTCCCGGATAGCCGTCCGCGCGCCAGACGACCAGGGCCGCCGCAGCGAGCACGAACTCGAGCAGGAAGTAGGGGTCGCCCAGGGAGCTGGAAAACAGCTCGAGGATGCTCGGTGGGCCCTCCTCGTATGGCTCGACCGGGACGACCGGCCACAACAGATACCCGAATGCTTCGGCGCCCCAGAGCGCTGGCACGGTGTCGGCGAGGAGGTGTGAAAACGCGCCGATAGCGAAGGCGACCGCGTAGGTCGGACGGTCGTACCGGCTCGCAATGGCGAAGACGGCGAGCGAAACCGGGAGCACGAACAGCAGGGAGTGTGCCAGCGATCGGCCCGTCGGAAGCATCGTCGCGTACCAGGCGAGCGGTTTGTCGATCAGGTCGGGAAACTGGCTGCCGACGAGGACGCAGACGACCGCCACCGCGCTCGGGACCCGCGCCGGGTGACGGCGCGTCCAGAGCGAGTACAGGAGGTAAGCGAGGGCGGCGTGTCCGAGTGGCCACATGCGTACTGTCTCGTCCGAAGATGGGGACGAGTATAAACGATGCGACTGCAGGCGTCCGGTCGATGTCGAAACAGTGGTACTCCCTCGCGGCCTACCGTGTCCCGATGCTCGCTATCTTCTCCGACACGCACAGCACCGGCGGTCACAACCTCGAGGGCGCGGCGCTCGAGGCCGCCCGCGAGGCCGACGCCGTGATCCACGCCGGCGACTTCACCAACGTTGGGGTTCTCGAGGCGTTTCGCTCGCTCTGCCCCGTCTTCTATCCCGTCCACGGCAACGCCGACGACGCGACCGTCACCGAACAGCTACCGCCCGTTCGAATCGTCGACTGTGAAGGAATCCGGATCGCGGTCACGCACCGACGCGACGGCGGCGACGTCGGCCTGGCGATGTTCGGCCGCTCACGCGAGGCGGACGTCGTCGTCTCGGGACACACCCACCGCCCGTCGGTGGTCGACGCGGAGGGCGTCCTGTTGCTCAATCCCGGAAGCCACGCTCAGCCACGCGGAAACCGGCCGGGGTTCGCGACGCTCGAGCGAGACGAGGACGAGACGGTTCGTGGCGAACTTCGAGAGCCGGATGGTACGTTACTCGAGTCGTTCGCGCTCGAGTCGGAGTGAGCGAGAGCGGGGCAAGAGTGTAAACGAAACCAGGAGTGCGAACGGAAAGGAGTCGTAGCGGGGACGAGAGGGAGATGGGAACGGAAGCGAAGGAAGGAGCGGGACCAGGAACTGAGGAGGACGCGACGTACGTGAGAAAATCCAAACGACCACGGGGGAGGGCACGCGACTGTGAACGAACGGCGGTTCGGGCGACCGCCGAAGCATCAGAGGGGACGAGTAGGGCCGACCGTGAGTGGTCGGTCGGTCGATCGGTCGGTCAATTGTGACTTCCGCGCTGGGGGAGAGCGCTAGGTCGGCCCCGGACGGTGGGTGGACTGTACCGGTCGCACCAGTGGATGTCACGGGAACGTGTGCGACCGAAGTCCATCATCACCTACGTGTCGGGTATAAAAAGACTCACCGCAAGCTAAAAAATCGATTTTAGCTATCCGGTTTCCAGCCCCAAAGCCAGTTCTCGGCCTACAGGTCCTCGAGTCTCACCGTCCTCGAGGCGTCGAAACGGTTTTGCGACCGCCCGTGTAACCACGACGTATGTTCGACCTCATCCCCGACGATCCGGTCATCATCGCGATGGTAGTCATTTTGCTGTCGCTCATCTTCTTTCTCTACCTCCTGCTTCGCCGGACCGTCCTCGAGTTTCGAGATGGGATGGAGCGTCGGTAGCGCCGTTTCTCCCGACTGACTGGCGTCGGGAGCTGATTCACCCGGGAGATGAAACCGCGGAGCGACTGGTGCTCGAGAGTCGAAAATCGATGAGTGACACCAGTATCGACGGATGGGTGAACACGACCTAGACGAGCGCCCCGGCAACCTGTTCGACCGCTCGCTCGACGTCCTCGCGCGAGACGTCTCGATGGGTACAGCACCGAATCGTCGTCGGCCCGAACGCGGTCGCCAGCACGTCGTGCTCGCGCAGGCGCTCGAGGACGCTCTCGACGTCCAGTCCCGTCCCGGTGACGTCGACGACGACGATATTGGTCTCCGGTTCGGGCGCCGACAGGCCCGCAACGTCGTCCAGCCCCGACGCCAGGAGGCGGGCGTTGTCGTGGTCGGCCTCGAGGTCGTCGACGTTCTCGAGGGCCTGCAGGCCGGGATCCGCGATGATTCCGGCCTGGCGCATTCCGCCGCCGAAGAGTTTTCGCGTTCGGCGCGCGCGCTCGACGAAGTCGGCGTCGCCGGCGAGCATCGAGCCGACGGGGGCGCCGAGCCCCTTGGAGAGACAGAACATCACGGAGTCGACGTGCCGAGTGACGTCGGTGACGTCGACGTCGAGGGCCGTCGCAGCGTTGAACACGCGCGCGCCGTCGAGGTGAACCGCGACGTCGCGCTCGCGGGCGGCCTCGGCAGCCTCGGCGATCCGGACCGGTTCGATGGCCAGTCCCCCGCGCGCGTTGTGGGTGTTCTCGAGGCAGAGTAGCCCGGTTCCGGGGCGATGGAGGTCCTCCGCGACGTAGCCCGCCTCGACCTGGTCGGCTGAGGGAACGCCGCGCTCGCCGTCGACCATCCGCACCTGGACGGCGGCGTGCTGGGCCATCCCGCCGAGTTCCCACTTGACGACGTGGCTCTCCCGGTCGGCGAGTACCTCCTGGCCACGCTCGGTGTGTTCGCGGACGGCAATCTGGTTGCCCATCGTCCCCGTCGGCACGTAGAGGGCCGCCTCCTTGCCAACGAGGTCGGCGGCGCGCTCCTCGAGTTCGTTCACCGTGGGGTCTTCGCCGTAGACGTCGTCGCCGACGTCGGCGTCGCGGGCGGCGTCGCGCATCGCGTCGTCGGGTTTCGTGACCGTGTCCGAGCGCAGATCGATCATGGTAGGTATCCGTTTCGTCTCGCCGAAGAAATAGGCGACGCTCCCGGTCGGTGCCGGGTGAACGCGTCGCGACCCATCGGTTTCGGCTGCCCGCACCTCGAGTGGCGTCTCGCTGGTTCGGTTGCCAGTATCTCGAGTGGACCGGAACGAAAGGATATTCGACTTCTAATCGAAATAGCCGAGCATGGATCCGCGAATCCGCGAGCACGCACAGATCATCGCCGACCACTCCGTGGACCTCCAGCCCGGCGACAACGTCGTCATCGACGCCCACCCCGTCGCGGAGGACCTGGTCGTCGCCCTCCACGAGGTCGTCGGCGACGCCGGCGCGAACCCCCTCACGACGAGCAAGCGGGCGGGCAAACGTCAGCACCGGGCGTTCCTTCGCGCGGCGGCAGACGGCGACGGTGACGGTGACGACCTCGAGTTCGACACCCCATCACACGAACTCGCGCTGATCGAGAACACGGACGTCTACATCGCGATCCGCGCGGGCGACAACGCAACCGAGACCAGCGACGTCGATCCCGAGGTCAGCGCGGCCTACACACAGGCCTACCGCCCCGTCCAGGACGAGCGCCTCTCGAAGCGCTGGTGTCTCACACAGTTCCCCGCGCCCGCGAACGCACAACTGGCCGAGATGTCCCGCGACGGCTACGAGAACTTCGTCTGGGACGCCGTCAACAAGGACTGGGACGCCGTGCGCGAACACCAGCAACAGATGGTCGAGATCCTCGACCCCGCCGAAGAGGTACACATCGTCAGCGGCGACACGACGGA
It contains:
- a CDS encoding universal stress protein, yielding MHVLLGLDGSDESVKTLETTIERVTEVGDDLLVAVLDKPEADRTVEEMHELAQERLVAAGIDAEIRTLEGDPGSSLVALAEREDVDQLVIGGGTRSPMGKVRLGPITEFVLLNATMTVKLVR
- a CDS encoding metal-dependent hydrolase, translating into MWPLGHAALAYLLYSLWTRRHPARVPSAVAVVCVLVGSQFPDLIDKPLAWYATMLPTGRSLAHSLLFVLPVSLAVFAIASRYDRPTYAVAFAIGAFSHLLADTVPALWGAEAFGYLLWPVVPVEPYEEGPPSILELFSSSLGDPYFLLEFVLAAAALVVWRADGYPGLDLVTDWLGWASDEREHPSR
- a CDS encoding metallophosphoesterase, which codes for MLAIFSDTHSTGGHNLEGAALEAAREADAVIHAGDFTNVGVLEAFRSLCPVFYPVHGNADDATVTEQLPPVRIVDCEGIRIAVTHRRDGGDVGLAMFGRSREADVVVSGHTHRPSVVDAEGVLLLNPGSHAQPRGNRPGFATLERDEDETVRGELREPDGTLLESFALESE
- the ltaE gene encoding low-specificity L-threonine aldolase; the protein is MIDLRSDTVTKPDDAMRDAARDADVGDDVYGEDPTVNELEERAADLVGKEAALYVPTGTMGNQIAVREHTERGQEVLADRESHVVKWELGGMAQHAAVQVRMVDGERGVPSADQVEAGYVAEDLHRPGTGLLCLENTHNARGGLAIEPVRIAEAAEAARERDVAVHLDGARVFNAATALDVDVTDVTRHVDSVMFCLSKGLGAPVGSMLAGDADFVERARRTRKLFGGGMRQAGIIADPGLQALENVDDLEADHDNARLLASGLDDVAGLSAPEPETNIVVVDVTGTGLDVESVLERLREHDVLATAFGPTTIRCCTHRDVSREDVERAVEQVAGALV
- a CDS encoding aminopeptidase encodes the protein MDPRIREHAQIIADHSVDLQPGDNVVIDAHPVAEDLVVALHEVVGDAGANPLTTSKRAGKRQHRAFLRAAADGDGDGDDLEFDTPSHELALIENTDVYIAIRAGDNATETSDVDPEVSAAYTQAYRPVQDERLSKRWCLTQFPAPANAQLAEMSRDGYENFVWDAVNKDWDAVREHQQQMVEILDPAEEVHIVSGDTTDVTMSVAGNTTLNDYGEHNLPGGEVFTAPVPDSVEGEVLFDMPLYHQGREITDAYLEFEGGEVVSHAAEKNEDLLTEVLETDDGARRLGELGIGMNRDIDRFTYNMLFDEKMGDTVHMAVGRAYDETVGEGNEANDSAVHVDMIVDMSEESFIELDGDVVQRNGTFVFEDGFEA